In Gossypium hirsutum isolate 1008001.06 chromosome D01, Gossypium_hirsutum_v2.1, whole genome shotgun sequence, the genomic window CTCAAAAACAATATCAATTAATAAGAAAACTATTTTGTATCAATGAACTTTTAGggtgtaattaatttttttttaaattcaatggaatcataaaataaaaaataaaaacatgattactaaatattaaaaagtaataatatttcataattaattaccTTAATCTTTTAATCATTGATGCATATGAAGATATCATCCAAAACTAACACAACTCAACTGAATCGGAGAAAGCATACATTTATTATGTGAACAACAAAAGAAGCTAACTTTGATGCAAGATGTAACATATTAAAGAAAGCATGAAACTAACTTAATACGTAACTCCAATCATTGTTGATCAGGAAAGTAGCTATCATACTTTGGTCTTCTAGTCTAtatctttttctattatttatcttttataaaCTAGGTTAAGAAGCCCCTACCATGAATGGCATTTTAAtcacataaataattaataatatcttGATTAAACAATTTCAATAACAATTACCATCGTCAAGGGTCCTTGATGTAAGCCATTCGGCTTATACTTGGATACATTCTTCCCATTACATGCacataatgttttaattaagagGAATTAATATCTTCAAGGAATGGATAATCGGTGTACCCAAGGACGGGATCCGGAATGTAGAAAGTGTCTCGATTGTACTTGTTAAGAAGAGCATTGAGCTGAAATCGCCTTGGTAAATCTGGATTAGCTAAGAACAACCACCCAAATGCAACCAAATCCGAGTAATTATCAGCCATAGCCTTGTTACCATCGTCTCCGTTGTACCTTCCGGCAGCAATGAAAGTCCCCTTGAAGGCGTTCCTCATTGGCAGAAGACTATGAGGAGTTTCATACTTGTCGTTTATTTTAATCATCCGTGGCTCAATAACGTGAAGATAGAGAATGCCAAACTTGTTAACTGCATTCGCCATGTAAACGCCTAGTGCTTCAGGGTTTGATTCACTAGCTTCCATGTAACTGGCGTAAGATGATAGTCTCATTCCCACCTTATCAGCTCCTATTTCATTCACCACCGCTTCGACTATTTCGAGCGGAAACCGGCACCTATTCTCCAAGCTTCCACCGTACTTATCTGTCCTGTCATTCACTTGgtctttcatgaactgatcaagtAAGTAACCATTTGCACCGTGGATCTCAACCCCATCAAATCCTGCTTAATACTCTACTTTTAATTACAATGATCAATTTTCAATCTCTGATAACTTAAACAAGTATTCATACATATATTCTCACCCGCTTCAATGGCATTTCGGGCAGCCAGCCTGAAATTATTGACAGTGGCGGGAATTTCATCGGTTCTAAGCCGACGAGGAGGTGACCAATCCATCCCATCAAGGCCCGGTATCACCCCTTTATCAGTACAAGAGATTGGAGCTTGACCATTAGGTTGAAAAGCTGTAGTACAAAATTTTATACAAGGTATAAGAACATTTCTTCACCTAAACGAAACGATTCTAAGCATTGTGTTATAGTGGTTGAAATGCATCACGCATCATACGGAATATGGAACATGGATTGCTATTTCATATGTTATGTTTCCCTTTCTCTAGATTGGGCCAGGCTTAATGAAGCATGTTGGTTGTTAGACATTAGCAGTGCGGTTGAAATGCTGTGGTCCATGGTCCATGCACCATGATGCGGCATCTAAAAGGGGAATATTTTCATTATTCTTTTGTTGCTCTAATcttacaaaaaaatcatttaattatttgtcttttttaatctttaaaaattttttatttgttaaattaccATAAAACGGATACAAAAGCTAACATTTATTAACCTTGCTAACTTATAAAACACATGAATACCATGCcaccaattaattaattttttttagatttaaaattctaaaaatacaaaaattatttaaaaaaattaaaatttattttaagagtaaaaattataaaaaaaattagtttttaaa contains:
- the LOC107921870 gene encoding putative 12-oxophytodienoate reductase 11, whose product is MDWSPPRRLRTDEIPATVNNFRLAARNAIEAGFDGVEIHGANGYLLDQFMKDQVNDRTDKYGGSLENRCRFPLEIVEAVVNEIGADKVGMRLSSYASYMEASESNPEALGVYMANAVNKFGILYLHVIEPRMIKINDKYETPHSLLPMRNAFKGTFIAAGRYNGDDGNKAMADNYSDLVAFGWLFLANPDLPRRFQLNALLNKYNRDTFYIPDPVLGYTDYPFLEDINSS